The Gemmatimonas phototrophica region GACTGTGCAGAATGCGGAGAAAGGCGAGCTGGCGCTGCGGCGACAGTGCGGCTTCGGGTTCGTCGAGAATGTAGAGCCCGTCTTCAAAGCGGTGCTCGAAAAGCGCCAGAAACGCTTCGCCGTGCGAACGGGTATGCAGCGACTGTCCACCGTAGCGTCCAAAGGCCGTGCCCGTGGCTTCCAGTTCACTGGCGAAGTGATAAAACGTTTCGGCCCGGAGGAAGAATCCGTCGGTTGTGCGCTGTCGCCACCCCAGGGACAGGGCACGCCCCAGGGCATATCCATCGGTGTGTTCTTCAAAGTGCTGGTCCCGACTGCCTCCCAACGCTCCGAATCCCACGCTCCACGCCAAGGCTTCCAGCAGCGTGGATTTTCCGGTGCCATTGTCGCCCACCAGAAACGTGACCGGCGTGGTGAATTCGAGGGAGAACTCACCACGCAGCAGCGGAATGGTAAACGGATAGTCGTCCGTTGCCCGCTCGCGCCGCAGCGCCACGTGCGTCAGAAAGGGACTGCCGCTCACCCGTGACATGGTCGTCCTGAAACGAGACGCGCCTGGGACTTAGCCGATGGAGTCAAAAATGCGCACACTCGCCCAGAGTGGCTTGCACTCCGCCACGAACTGCTGATGCACTGGATCCACCTGATAGGCATCATGCTGCGCTTCGTCGGTAAAGACGAGCACGAGCGCGTAGCTGTAGCTGCGCTCAATGACCGGTCGATCCGTCGCGGCGGGCACACCCACATAGCACTGCTCGGCGCTTTTGATGGTCTTGAGACGCTCGAGACCAGCCACAAACTGCGCCTGCTCGGCGTCGGTCAGGTCGGGGCGCAGCCAGAAATAGACGGCGTGAACGAACATGGAGAGGGGACGAGGGGAATGGTGAGCGGCGCCACATGGCGACGCCCTTAATGCTCACCCCTGGGCTACGTACTGGCCAGTGACGGCGCTGCACGGGAACTTCGGCGCCGCGCCGCGGCTACACTTGAGTGTATCCGGTTGCCTCTGCCTCCCTTCCCGCCTCCCATGCGTCTGCTCTCTGCCTGTGCCCTGCTCTGTGCCACGTTGGTCGCCCCCGTTGGGCTGGCCGCGCAGGCCGCCAAATCACCCGCCCCTGCGCTGGAAACCGCCGTGTTCGCCGGTGGCTGCTTCTGGGGCGTCGAAGCCGTGTTTGAGCACCTCAAGGGCGTGCGCAGCGTAGTCTCGGGGTATACCGGCGGGAACGTGGTGAATCCCGGCTACGACTACGTGAGCAGCGGGCGCACCGGGCATGCCGAGGCCGTTCGGGTGACCTTCGATCCCAAGGTCGTGAGCTACGAAACACTGCTCACGGTGTTCTTCACGGTGGCGCACGACCCCACGGAGCTCAATCGGCAGGGGCCGGACATTGGGACGCAGTACCGCTCGGCCATCTACTTCAGCTCCGCCGACCAGCAGCAGAAGGCGGCGGCGGCCATTGCCCAGCTCAATGCCGCCAAGACCTACCGCAAGCCGGTGGTCACACAGGTGGCACCGCTGGAAAAATTCTACGACGCCGAGCGGTACCACCAGAACTACTTGTACTCCCACATGGACCAGCCGTACATCGTGTACAACGATCTTCCCAAGATTGACGCCTTGCGGAAGCGCTTCCCCAGCCTGTGGGAAGACACTTCCGGCAAGTGACGGCGTGAATCGTTGGGGGACCGCGCGGTCAGAAGAAGAAGAACGAGAACCGGCCGCCGCTGGCGCCGAGGCTGCTGAAGCGCTGGTTCACGATTGTGTTGTAGATCGAACCGAAGGTGTAGCGGATACCGATGTTGGTCGTGATCCGGAAGCCGGTCTGCAGCGCCTGACGCTGCAGCAGGATCTCCTCTTCGGTGTTACCCTCGCGCGGCAGATAGATCTGATCGTTGATGCGCGCGGCCGACCCGCCGATGTTGAGCGAGAAGCCGCGACCGAGGCGCAGGTCGACGTTGCCGCTCAGCGTGAGCGCATGGCGGTTGAAGTCGTGCAGGTAGTTGAGCCAGTCGAGCGACACGTTGCTGGACCCCCACGACTGCCGCGCCACATATGACGCCGTGGCCTGCTGGCTGAAGCGCGTCTCGCTGTCCCGGTTGTACACCGTGGTGCGCTGGTAGTCGTAGAAGTTGGGCCCAATGTTATACAGGAAGGTGAGCTGCCGGCGCGTCTGCTCGCTCCAGTTGAACACGTTGTACTCGATAGCAGGCTGCAGGCGCAGCGCGATATCCTGATTGAGGAAGTCGGAGTAGCCGGCGCCTACTTTCATGCCCGCCGACCAGTGCGACGACAGCGTGCGCACGATGAGCGAATTGGCGTTGTACGTGCGCTGCTCATTGGTGACCGTGAACGACGGGCGGGTCGCCGTCTCGGGAATTTCGAAGCGTTGCTCGTTCACGTTGCCGCTAAGCGAGAAGTT contains the following coding sequences:
- the msrA gene encoding peptide-methionine (S)-S-oxide reductase MsrA; this encodes MRLLSACALLCATLVAPVGLAAQAAKSPAPALETAVFAGGCFWGVEAVFEHLKGVRSVVSGYTGGNVVNPGYDYVSSGRTGHAEAVRVTFDPKVVSYETLLTVFFTVAHDPTELNRQGPDIGTQYRSAIYFSSADQQQKAAAAIAQLNAAKTYRKPVVTQVAPLEKFYDAERYHQNYLYSHMDQPYIVYNDLPKIDALRKRFPSLWEDTSGK
- a CDS encoding Dabb family protein codes for the protein MFVHAVYFWLRPDLTDAEQAQFVAGLERLKTIKSAEQCYVGVPAATDRPVIERSYSYALVLVFTDEAQHDAYQVDPVHQQFVAECKPLWASVRIFDSIG
- a CDS encoding AAA family ATPase, with protein sequence MSRVSGSPFLTHVALRRERATDDYPFTIPLLRGEFSLEFTTPVTFLVGDNGTGKSTLLEALAWSVGFGALGGSRDQHFEEHTDGYALGRALSLGWRQRTTDGFFLRAETFYHFASELEATGTAFGRYGGQSLHTRSHGEAFLALFEHRFEDGLYILDEPEAALSPQRQLAFLRILHSLTAPRIAQFIIATHSPMLLTLPGATILSLEGGTLRQVEYTETEHYQLTRSFLEAPERYYRHLLEDADDDES